A genome region from Triticum aestivum cultivar Chinese Spring chromosome 2B, IWGSC CS RefSeq v2.1, whole genome shotgun sequence includes the following:
- the LOC123041564 gene encoding uncharacterized protein produces the protein MAAMARSNSSNGHGYHHEASTTSSSSSSTSLARGRRSLEQQVPGTPGRPLLFLTSSSSSPAHPQLVSSRRSVPSKWEDAEKWLTQSSDHRGHHHGKAASKQHHIGGPAPATARRTSLDANALALYTLPAEVLLKDKYTDNVEPSKESFVFRSSYCEPAKNGAAAVTCGDDDFHRRDVGTEMTPLGSSPTSRCHTPVKSTSPARHNTPTGRSGPLVPYNSGSGMDISELTDCHFAKLDLGAQFDSMLVNWSSKEEEEEEVSKSLRHFEASAGDGGRACDKRVAAVTECRWEDDERAKSCIRYQREEAKIQAWINLESAKAEAQSRKLEVKIQKMRSNLEEKLMKRMTSVHRRGEEWRAAAQAQHLQQLRRATTEHQARRVKTISHHLSGTGSNASCGCFPCNSDNIISGNLLNY, from the exons atggcggccaTGGCCAGGAGCAACAGCAGCAATGGCCACGGCTACCACCACGAGGCGTCcaccacttcctcctcctcttcctccacgtCGTTGGCTCGGGGGCGGAGATCACTGGAGCAGCAGGTCCCCGGGACACCGGGGCGGCCGTTGCTGTTCCTCACCTCATCCTCCTCGAGCCCGGCCCACCCCCAGCTCGTCTCCTCGAGGAGGTCGGTACCTTCCAAGTGGGAGGACGCGGAGAAGTGGCTGACGCAGTCGTCCGACCACCGCGGCCATCACCATGGCAAGGCTGCCTCCAAGCAGCACCACATTGGAGGACCGGCGCCGGCAACGGCGAGGAGGACCTCACTAGACGCCAATGCGCTTGCTTTGTACACACTACCTGCAGAGGTGCTCCTCAAAG ACAAGTACACCGACAACGTGGAGCCGTCCAAAGAGAGCTTCGTGTTCCGGAGCTCCTACTGCGAGCCGGCCAAGAATGGCGCTGCGGCGGTGACCTGCGGAGATGATGACTTCCACCGGAGGGACGTCGGCACGGAGATGACGCCCCTGGGGAGCTCCCCGACCTCACGGTGCCACACGCCGGTCAAAAGCACCTCCCCGGCAAGGCACAACACGCCGACGGGCCGGTCGGGGCCCCTTGTGCCGTACAACAGCGGCAGTGGCATGGACATCTCGGAGCTGACGGACTGCCATTTCGCCAAGCTGGACCTGGGCGCGCAGTTCGATTCCATGCTCGTCAACTGGAGctccaaggaggaggaggaagaggaggtgtcCAAGAGCCTCAGGCACTTCGAGGCCAgcgccggcgacggcggcagaGCCTGCGATAAGCGGGTTGCCGCCGTCACCGAGTGCCGGTGGGAAGACGATGAGAGAGCCAAGAGTTGCATAAG GTATCAGAGGGAAGAGGCAAAGATTCAGGCCTGGATTAACCTGGAGAGTGCCAAAGCTGAAGCACAATCCAGAAAGCTAGAG GTGAAGATTCAGAAGATGCGGTCGAACCTGGAGGAGAAGCTGATGAAGAGGATGACGAGCGTGCACAGGCGCGGCGAGGAGTGGCGCGCGGCGGCGCAGGCGCAGCACCTGCAGCAGCTCCGGCGCGCTACCACGGAGCACCAGGCCCGGCGGGTGAAGACGATCAGCCACCACCTCTCCGGGACCGGGAGCAATGCGTCCTGCGGCTGCTTCCCCTGCAACAGTGACAACATCATCAGCGGCAACCTCCTCAACTATTAG